Part of the Acidobacteriota bacterium genome, AAGATGGCGGCGATCTGCGGATTGATCCGCTGGGTTATGCCGAACCGTATCGCCCGCGAGGCCGGTGGCACGAAGCCGTTCGTCCGCCGGGCGTTGATGAACTCGATCGAGTTGTCGTAGATGTTCATTCGCGAGCCGATATCGCGAAGCGCGAAGTCGCGATGAATGAGCATATTCGCAACCGCCTCGCGAACTGAATAGAGGTGATATTTCGAACGCGGCACGGCTTGCCCGTTCGTGTCGGCCTTTCGCTGTCGCGGGGCCGTCTTTTCGAGGTCGCAGTAGCGTTCGACGAACTGCATCATTGCCTCAAACTGATGCAGCAGATTGCCGCCGACGTCACGGCTCTCCACCAACTGTGCGTTGCCGTTCTCGCCGGAAAAGCGGCTGATCTTAACCGTGCTTCGCGGGAAGAGCGAGACCACGCTTTCTGTCCGGCCAAATAACGTCAGCCCGGCGACCGTCGGGAAAAATTCGTCGCCATTGCCCGCCGCGAGCAAGAGGTCTTTTCGCACGAGCTCTTTTGTATCAAACTGGCCCGGCAGTGGATTGATATCGGCGAACGCCTGGGCAAACGACCAAAGCAACCCTTCCTCGATGTCGCTTTCGGTTGCCGTAAAGAGCGGAATATTCTCGTATGTGAATGGCCGGATCTCGTCGAGCCA contains:
- a CDS encoding putative DNA binding domain-containing protein is translated as MARRRFRHSQRFDNPADRSHQEYLLDASHPVTSRTELLRLVRGGEDTYLELKVKLSNPERIAQGIVALANTNGGTIIFGVNDQLRVEGLSNPDEVQAELVRICREEIVPPIVPMIDSIAFDSGKRVVALDIDARRKPFRTRDGRFYMRFGAEKREVTRDELSRWLDEIRPFTYENIPLFTATESDIEEGLLWSFAQAFADINPLPGQFDTKELVRKDLLLAAGNGDEFFPTVAGLTLFGRTESVVSLFPRSTVKISRFSGENGNAQLVESRDVGGNLLHQFEAMMQFVERYCDLEKTAPRQRKADTNGQAVPRSKYHLYSVREAVANMLIHRDFALRDIGSRMNIYDNSIEFINARRTNGFVPPASRAIRFGITQRINPQIAAIFTRREYCPDVPQGGLPMILKQSERISRRRAEVYTSNDEFKLKIYGTA